The following proteins are co-located in the Salvelinus namaycush isolate Seneca chromosome 31, SaNama_1.0, whole genome shotgun sequence genome:
- the LOC120025490 gene encoding pyridoxal phosphate phosphatase: MAGLVSNRGCHKIRGSQIRELLDSKLNVLFDCDGVIWNGETVVAGAPEVVTLLKQQGKKVFFITNNCTRPRASYVSKFIRLGFTDVAEEEIFSSAYCSAAYLRDVAKLQGKVYVIGCQGVVKELREAGVPIVEEDTDAPTGTIYDYPLDPDVKAVLVGYDEKFDFIKLAKACCYLQNTECLFLATDPDPWHPLRGGRITPGSGSLTAAVETASSRKATVIGKPSCFMFECIASQFNLDPSQSLMVGDRLETDILFGANCGLDTMLTLTGVSTLEEARGYKDSDDPERKDFVPDYVVETIADFIEAYEEEEG; this comes from the exons ATGGCTGGGCTGGTGAGTAACAGAGGGTGTCACAAAATCAGGGGTTCCCAAATAAGAGAGCTCCTCGACTCCAAGCTCAACGTCCTTTTTGATTGCGACGGAGTCATCTGGAATGGCGAAACGGTCGTGGCAGGCGCGCCAGAAGTGGTGACGCTACTGAAACAGCAAGGCAAAAAGGTATTTTTCATCACCAACAACTGTACTAGGCCCAGAGCGAGCTACGTATCGAAGTTTATCCGGTTGGGCTTCACTGATGTCGCAGAGGAGGAGATATTCAGCTCGGCGTACTGCTCTGCGGCTTATCTGCGAGACGTGGCGAAGTTGCAGGGTAAGGTGTATGTCATAGGGTGCCAGGGCGTTGTGAAGGAGCTACGGGAGGCTGGGGTTCCCATAGTGGAGGAGGACACTGACGCACCTACTGGGACCATTTACGACTACCCGTTGGACCCAGACGTAAAGGCAGTGCTGGTGGGATATGACGAGAAATTTGATTTCATTAAACTGGCCAAAGCCTGCTGCTACTTACAGAATACTGAGTGCCTGTTTCTGGCCACTGACCCTGACCCCTGGCACCCACTGCGAGGAGGCAGAATAACACCAG gtTCAGGAAGCCTCACGGCCGCTGTGGAGACAGCCAGCAGCAGGAAAGCCACGGTGATCGGGAAGCCCAGCTGCTTCATGTTCGAGTGCATCGCCAGCCAGTTCAACCTGGACCCCAGCCAGTCCCTCATGGTGGGTGACCGCCTGGAGACTGACATCCTGTTTGGGGCTAACTGTGGCCTGGACACCATGCTCACCCTGACCGGAGTGTCCACTCTAGAGGAGGCGCGCGGCTACAAGGACAGTGACGACCCTGAGCGGAAGGACTTCGTGCCAGATTACGTGGTGGAGACCATTGCCGACTTCATTGAAgcgtatgaagaggaggaaggctga